A genomic window from Bubalus bubalis isolate 160015118507 breed Murrah chromosome X, NDDB_SH_1, whole genome shotgun sequence includes:
- the USP27X gene encoding ubiquitin carboxyl-terminal hydrolase 27, with translation MRQHSPTGRAVCNGPRAAITGAQAPDSSWNTLSPTLLLVSLILTPALGCTARDQHLQLLPNIPKLPKTQATCSGLSLHEPLGAAPRGSQLSTSLLGPAATATALPQAGRGTPLVCVAPAPPRPVAAPALRLGGGAAASGGGGAEEAETAETAEKAERKVEAEAKVEGKVEAAGKVEAAGKVDATGKVDTVEGPGRRVELKLEPEPEPEPAREAEQEPKGEPKQEPEDENPARSGGGGGRDEVPLPTLPSDPPRPPDPSPRRSRAPRRRPRPRPQTRLRTPPQPRPRPPPRPRPRRGPGGGCLDVDFAVGPPGCSHVNSFKVGENWRQELRVIYQCFVWCGTPETRKSKAKSCICHVCGTHLNRLHSCLSCVFFGCFTEKHIHEHAETKQHNLAVDLYYGGIYCFMCKDYVYDRDIEQIAKEEQGEALKLQASTSTEVSHQQYSVPGLGEKYPTWETTKPELELLGHNPRRRRIASSFTIGLRGLINLGNTCFMNCIVQALTHTPILRDFFLSDRHRCEMPSPELCLVCEMSSLFRELYSGNPSPHVPYKLLHLVWIHARHLAGYRQQDAHEFLIAALDVLHRHCKGDDAGKAASNPNHCNCIIDQIFTGGLQSDVTCQACHGVSTTIDPCWDISLDLPGSCTSFWPMSPGRESSVNGESHIPGITTLTDCLRRFTRPEHLGSSAKIKCGSCQSYQESTKQLTMNKLPVVACFHFKRFEHSAKQRRKITTYISFPLELDMTPFMASSKESRMNGQLQLPTNSGNDENKYSLFAVVNHQGTLESGHYTSFIRHHKDQWFKCDDAVITKASIKDVLDSEGYLLFYHKQVLEHESEKVKEVNTQAY, from the exons ATGAGGCAGCACAGCCCTACAGGCCGGGCAGTGTGTAATGGGCCAAGGGCTGCCATCACTGGGGCTCAGGCACCAGACTCTTCCTGGAACACACTGTCCCCAACTCTGCTCCTCGTGAGCCTCATCCTGACACCTGCCCTGGGCTGTACTGCCCGGGACCAGCACCTGCAGCTGCTTCCCAACATCCCCAAGTTGCCCAAGACCCAAGCCACTTGCTCTGGGCTCAGTCTTCATGAGCCCCTTGGTGCTGCTCCCCGTGGCTCCCAGCTCAGCACA TCCCTTTTGGGTCCAGCTGCCACAGCCACCGCGCTCCCTCAGGCCGGACGGGGGACACCCCTGGTCTGCGTGGCCCCCGCGCCGCCACGCCCAGTGGCCGCCCCAGCCCTGCGATTAGGGGGAGGAGCCGCTGCCAGTGGAGGCGGAGGAGCAGAGGAGGCGGAGACGGCAGAGACGGCGGAGAAGGCGGAGAGGAAGGTGGAGGCGGAGGCGAAGGTGGAAGGGAAGGTAGAGGCGGCGGGGAAGGTGGAGGCGGCTGGGAAGGTGGACGCCACCGGGAAGGTGGACACTGTGGAGGGTCCGGGACGCCGGGTAGAGCTCAAGCTGGAGCCCGAACCTGAACCCGAGCCGGCACGGGAGGCGGAGCAGGAGCCGAAGGGGGAGCCGAAGCAGGAGCCTGAGGATGAGAACCCGGCGCGGAGTGGCGGTGGCGGCGGCAGAGACGAGGTTCCTCTCCCTACCCTTCCCTCCGACCCCCCGCGGCCCCCCGATCCTTCCCCGCGGCGCAGCCGTGCCCCCCGCCGCCGACCCCGGCCGCGGCCGCAGACCCGGCTCCGTACCCCGCCGCAGCCTAGGCCAcggcccccgccccggccccggccccggcgcgGCCCTGGGGGCGGGTGCCTGGATGTGGATTTCGCGGTGGGTCCACCAGGCTGTTCCCACGTGAACAGCTTTAAGGTGGGAGAGAACTGGAGGCAGGAACTGCGGGTGATCTACCAGTGCTTCGTGTGGTGTGGAACCCCAGAGACCAGGAAAAGCAAGGCAAAGTCTTGTATCTGCCATGTGTGTGGCACCCATTTGAACAGACTCCACTCTTGCCTTTCCTGTGTCTTCTTTGGCTGCTTCACAGAGAAGCACATTCATGAGCACGCCGAGACGAAACAACACAACTTAGCAGTAGACCTTTATTACGGAGGTATATACTGCTTTATGTGTAAGGACTATGTATATGACAGAGACATTGAGCAAATTgccaaagaagagcaaggggaAGCTTTGAAATTACAAGCCTCCACCTCGACCGAGGTTTCTCACCAGCAGTATTCAGTGCCAGGCCTCGGTGAGAAGTATCCAACCTGGGAGACAACCAAACCTGAGTTAGAACTGCTGGGCCATAACCCAAGGAGAAGAAGAATCGCCTCCAGCTTTACCATCGGTTTAAGAGGACTGATCAATCTTGGCAACACGTGCTTTATGAACTGCATTGTCCAGGCCCTTACCCACACTCCGATCCTGAGAGATTTCTTCCTCTCTGACAGGCACAGATGTGAAATGCCGAGTCCGGAGTTGTGTCTGGTCTGTGAGATGTCTTCGCTTTTTCGAGAGTTGTATTCTGGAAACCCATCTCCTCATGTTCCCTATAAGTTACTGCACCTGGTATGGATACACGCACGGCATTTAGCAGGGTACAGGCAACAGGATGCACATGAGTTTCTCATTGCAGCCTTAGATGTCCTGCACAGGCACTGCAAAGGTGATGATGCTGGGAAGGCGGCCAGCAATCCCAACCACTGTAACTGCATCATTGACCAAATTTTCACAGGTGGCCTGCAATCTGATGTCACCTGTCAAGCCTGTCATGGTGTCTCCACCACAATAGACCCCTGCTGGGACATCAGTTTGGACTTGCCTGGCTCTTGTACCTCCTTCTGGCCGATGAGCCCAGGGAGGGAGAGCAGTGTTAACGGGGAAAGCCACATACCAGGAATCACTACCCTCACGGACTGCCTGCGAAGGTTTACGAGGCCAGAGCACTTAGGAAGCAGTGCCAAAATCAAGTGTGGTAGTTGCCAAAGCTACCAGGAATCTACCAAACAGCTCACAATGAATAAATTACCTGTCGTTGCCTGTTTTCATTTCAAACGGTTTGAACACTCAGCCAAACAAAGGCGCAAGATCACTACATACATATCCTTTCCTCTGGAGCTGGATATGACACCGTTCATGGCCTCGAGTAAAGAGAGCAGGATGAATGGACAGTTGCAGCTGCCAACCAATAGTGGAAACGATGAGAATAAGTATTCCTTGTTTGCTGTGGTTAATCACCAAGGAACCTTGGAGAGTGGCCACTACACCAGCTTCATCCGGCACCACAAGGACCAGTGGTTCAAGTGTGATGATGCCGTCATCACCAAGGCCAGTATTAAGGACGTGCTGGACAGTGAAGGGTATTTACTGTTCTATCACAAACAGGTCCTGGAACATGaatcagaaaaagtgaaagaagtgaatACACAAGCCTACTGA